One Macadamia integrifolia cultivar HAES 741 unplaced genomic scaffold, SCU_Mint_v3 scaffold2981, whole genome shotgun sequence genomic window, TCCCTTTCAACATAAATTTCCTCAACCCAAGGCTGAGAGTCATCTAAatcaatacaaatacgagcaaaGTGATCGTAGTGAGAATCTTTCATTCTTCGATCAATCGCTACTGGTCGTCCCACTGCTTTAGCCATAGTGAGCAGTATTTCTTCATCCCAGTATTCCTGGGGAATATTTGGAAACCTAACCCACGCAAGCCTGTGTGTGATGTCCTCATCTTCCACTTTGAATTCCGGTCGCCACCTCTGGAACCTCAAGAGCTGTCCCTCTACCCTGACCGGACCTCTCTTCCAGATGTTCAGCATATCCGTCTCCGACTGAAAACGGAAGAGTACAAATCCCTTACCGAGGGATTTCAGAATTAATTCCTCCTTCAGTGCCCATGCAGAAGTCACCTTCGATCTGAGAGTGTCCATAGAAATAGACCGGAAATTAAGTGCGATTCGGCAAGGAGAAAAGGATCCTCCCACCGGCCAAAACCTCCATCACCCTCTAAAACTCGGTTATCTTGATCTCCAAACCCAGCCGTGGCTCCCTGAACAGAACCCCTAATCACACTCATGATCTCCAAACCATCAAAGCCAAAGCCATTAGGTTGAGTGGACCACTAAATTTGATATATGATCTATACATAATTTTGATCTTCTCGAAATATGCAAATGAATAAACCATAAAACTGTTACATGGAAAAATCAGAGCTTCTAATTGTAACCTTAATCACTTTAATCAATGGTTTATTAAATATTATCCTAAAGTTTCTAACATTCTAATGCTTCTTTggttttttaaacaaatttgaATGATAATGAGACATTAACACATtcatacttttttcttttctattcatttcttacCGTATAAATATGGCCTTAATTTTTCTTTACCTCGTCACATataatgtattaaaaaaaaggaggggggggggagatccGAAATTGTCTGTGCGCGGATTCTTTCAAATGTTTTGTCACAAAATATGAGGGCCTCAcacatgtttttattttatttccatttattttgaaaatataaagtTCACATGGGTTAATACCTTTTTCAAACCAGTAATTGACGAGTAATGTGCAGATTCCTTCCCATATTGGCGCATGGGTAACTATCTCCCAAACCTTTATTATATAAGTATTAGATTTTGTACCTTAATTAAGAAAACTCATGTATGATTGGGAGGTCTTTAgtattttcaatatatatatcaCGTTTTCAAAAACGGATATTGTGTTATCGACAACAATGTAGCCTTATTCTAACTAAATGGAGTTGGCCACTCATATCACATTTTGAAAAGGATAAAGATTTACTTATGCCACAAgttgataattaaaaaaataataataattcaaatgtggtctttctttttatctatttattagtatagaaaaaaaaattcattatacTAATGGCAAGACccatttccatttcatgggTTGTGGATAAAATGAACGCCCAcacttttttatgttttttaacGACTGGTAGAAGTGTGGAACCCATCAGAGAAGCAGCTGTGTTAGAGCGTAATGAAAAGCTAGTATACTAAAGTTGTGTTTGGGTATACATTCCCAGAATAGATTTGTGTAtaaaaaacatattttcaagtgagacaataaaaaagaataatttcagaattcattttaaacccataatctattccaaaaatacataCTAAACATAAGCTATATATTTAACTTGACGAAAATGTGGTAGATTCCCAAGGCTATCAGCCAGTAAGTTTGCCTACTTGCAAGTGtgtttgatgggtaacccccaagGTCCACAGAACCACTTCCCTCAACCCAAAAAGTCACTAATAATGTGGGATGCTTGAAAGAATTTTCCGTC contains:
- the LOC122067576 gene encoding uncharacterized protein LOC122067576, with translation MDTLRSKVTSAWALKEELILKSLGKGFVLFRFQSETDMLNIWKRGPVRVEGQLLRFQRWRPEFKVEDEDITHRLAWVRFPNIPQEYWDEEILLTMAKAVGRPVAIDRRMKDSHYDHFARICIDLDDSQPWVEEIYVEREHTSSSDIFIFKQVVEYENPLSRCVHCRRFATSGPPEKRVASSRSAV